aaatttattaatatcaaaaaatatataaaaatgcaaaattaatttgtaaaaaaaaaagggtatataccgacggacaacggtcgtcggaatataccgacggacatatatccgtcggaatttaccgacaaactcatttccgtcggaatataccgacgaacgtggttcgtcggtatattccgacgaccgatgtccgtcggtaaattccgacgcccaaagttcgtcggaataaaccgaggaactacgttcgtcggaattgtagttttccgatgaactctggtctcgtgtagccgcatcgtaatatcgtcggaagttcgtcagaatgacgtttctcggtattcgtcagaaagtcgtcggaatttctgacgaaattccgacgaattttttttttccgacgaaacgataccgacggacgggttcgtcggaaattcgtcggaatagaccgattccgacgaatttccgacgatttcggccatcagaatccccctgttttcttgtagtgaattaccgtatatactttagccacattaggcaattacgtaaattttatttaaggaaataataaagtacattaatgatgaatttattgtttttgtttaataaaaaacttattatataattagatggaccaacatatttctttaatgattctaagaatcattataaCGATGACATGTGGATACAAAAGAAGTTGTagtgcttctcaaataatatatagaagatttaacaataataaatttaacatcTTAATTAAATTGCATAATTGATATATTGAATAATAAGTTTGACCTGAATTACACGATGTACAAAATCTTGTACTTATCCCCGTCATAATGATTCtaattttgtatagattttgaATTCTTGGTTTAgaataattatcaaatataaaaggttcgataaatataagaaatttaGACCTGAGAAATGAGGAGAGAGTTACTCAAGAGGACGAACATCGCACCTGACTGCAACCTCTGGGTAGCTGGCTCTTCAAAGTATTCTCTCAAACATATCCTAAGCTCTCTCCCACACCAATTTATTCACTTTGATCTTCGTTTTTTCTCTCATCTCCTTACAAACTTCTTCGGTACATGTTGTGAACACAACCTTGGATCGATTCTGTGCATTAGGAGGTGGAACTCCAGCTTTCAccgtatataaaataaatgaataactTGTGTTACaaataaaccatataaatactCGATTTCTTGTATGGAAAGTAACTGATTTAGAACACTTACCAAGATCAACTTTCTCCCAAACatcatcaagaaaaaaaatgaatcgtGTCTTAATATTTCAAAGATCTTTGCAGCTTTCTGTCCACATCCTATCTGAAAACCCAGTCTTCTCCCTAGTTGGTCAGATCTAGAAGAGTAAGTAGACCATGATTCTAGTTGTTAAGCTTGTGATATTGTTGTAGGGTTATTGTGGCTGGTTAACTTGTCAATAAGTTTTCCTGAATGAATCTCATATCTCTGGTTTGAGTAAGATTCTAACATTCGCTACAggtacatttatatatatatatatttggtcacCATATTATCTGAATGAATCTCATATCTCTGGTTTGACCAGATATTTGGTCACCATATTATCTAACTAATCATATGAAATGACAACAATGTTCTGCATAATCAATCACAGATAAATATGAACGTTTTCTGTAAATTATTCCCGTGGAAGTTAAGTAGGGAAAGAATGAGGTTAAACCTTATCAACGAACAAGAAACAAAGTATATTCTTGAACGGTATAGCTTATTAGTTTGTGGGTAATGTTTTAATCTTTAACAGCGATTTTGCATCCTCTTATATTATATGCAAATTTTGTTAATGTTGAATAAcagtttttttggtaaacattgaaaaaatcacaaaaaaataatcagcTTGCTACATCAAAAATAATTGAGAACCAAACAAGCAAAAGGAAAACCATCAAACCGATGTCAAAGCTATAAGAACTTTCACCATTAGTCTGAACCTACACAAGTAAatcctcttctttctttcacTTGATAGATAGGTTTATAAGGAAAATAGGGAATCCAAGAAAAAAGTCAACATATTCTACGATTTTATTAAGAAAGAAACGTATATTCTACATTCCAATGGGATGATTAATGTTTTGGACATATGTATATGGCTACACAAGTAAATCCTCTTCTGAGTTATTCTTcggttcaccctaggggtgaacctctaaggtgaacctctaggttcaccaaccaataggatttcattatttcatatttgatattttttagaaaaagaaacaaaatattatcaagttatattatgtttttaaaataaaaaggtaaaaaaaaaataatagtagttattaaaaaaaaaatttaaatattttttaacgtccgccagcaaaacactaaaccttaaatcctaaacccttggataaatcataaactctaaataaaaaacactaaacattaaaACACTAagcactaaaccctaaactcttgtaTGTTTGAGTTATTCTtcggttcaccccctagggtgaacctctaggtttaccaaccaataggatttcgttatttcatatttgatattttttagaaaaggaaacaaaatattatcaagttatattatgtttttaaaataaaaaagtaaaaaaataaaaataaaaataatagttgataataaaaaacatttaaaaaaaaatattttttaacgtcgtcagcaaaacactaaatcctaaacccttggataaatcataaactctaaataaaaaacattaaacattAAAATACTAGAcactaatccctaaaccctcgaatgtttagtgtttaatgtttttgatttagaatttaagatttatctaagggtttagggtttacccaagggtttagggtttaaaatttagggtttatggtttagttttttgttgacgacgttaaaaatagtttaaaaaaaaaaaaaattttaactcctactatttttatttatttttttacctttttattttaagaacataatataacatgacaacactttttttttaaagatatggaATATGAAATAATAAGATTCTATtagttggtgaacctagaggttcaccttaggagatgaacctaaaaataagtcttataaaaaaattccttttaatttttttttgcacttgCCTTATCACTCGGTCaacatttttttggtcaatGAATGTTATTCCCACATTTATGCCAACCactaaaaaatacaaaaatgttgAATGAACCTAAGCTGAACCAAAActgaacaaaaatattttggtttaccAAGTTGTCAACTGgtaaaatcttatttttctaattgaagtttatcaataattatttgttaaagttacaaatttttaataaataattttagaaataacTGGGCTTAGaacagtttttaaaatatttataataactacaaactaaaaacataataaaaaaattaacaagatgtacatatagtatatttttattaaaatcatttaaaatagtAAGTAATAACATGTGATCTTACTTAAAGTGAAGGAATAAAAAGCAAGCTTTCAAAAGCTTGAAGAAGCCTTAAATGCTGATTACAAAACCTAAATATGTTATATTcgtgatttaatatatattaaaatatatctgacttttattttgaaaatactaataaatttaacattacggtaatttatagtataaatatgctatatttgtgattaatttttattagaaaaaatgaTAGCTAGCTATCTGAAATAACATCCCTCAATTTAATGATGTTATGTATTTAACATCAcaagtttaattttattaatgcaAAAAATGGTGTCGAAGTCGGAGAAATTAACTAAGTTTAATTCTCCcgttgatcaattaaaatctgATCCATCCGACAAAAATCTAACTCATTACGACAAAAGGAAAAATCAGGGAAGTTAGTTAATTTACAATCAGGTGAGTCAAATTTTAATTGATGAATGGAAGAATTAAACGTGGTTAATGTCTCAGACGTCCATATCATTTTTTAGATTGTTGAAATTAAACTCGTgatgttaactacataacatcATTAAGTTGGGGGATGCTACCATGCATAACATATACTTAATGTAGGTAGATATACATTAGTTTAGTCTATATGATTAGTCATATGGTTGTCAATACTTCATGTATCTAgcaatcatttttgtttttttattataaggaaCATACCATGATTTAATACTAATTAAAGTGTATCTTCAGTTAATATGAAGGATTTAAAACCATTAATTAATGCAGTTCATGGTGATGACTATCTAGTTTAAATTGTGATATTGATATATCTTCTAGCTAGTTTTATTATACAACTTTTGTACAACCaatgattaaataatttataataaacacatatttataaattttattataaagcaGATATAAACCAAATCATGttctaaaacatattttaaacattGTTATAATCTTACAATAATCAAATACTAATTAACAAGGTGGTTTGCCCACACATACGAACATATACGTCTTAAGAAtacttattaatttttgttgtattgaaaaaataatagtatatattactgaagttaattatttttaaccagaaaatatttttatttcttttggtataaataaaatacgggaaaaaacaaacaatttttttcacaATATAGTTAGTTTATGGTATGCCTTAGATTTTGAACCAAAGCAAACttcccaaaccaaaccaaaattttggttagGTCGTCAAGAAGTTTGGTTTGATATTGTAGGTTTTCTAAAAAACTTCGGTTTCATTTCAGTTTGGTTCGACAATCGGTTACTTTGGTTTTCTTCTTAAAAGAATTATAACTATACTAACtctttttgaataaaaaaccaaatttgtatgaaattataaaaaaattaaaccgatatctaactgtaataaaacattttgcTAGGCTTTTTAAAACCGAATTAACCGAATACTGTACCAAACTCTATTTCTGGATAATTCGGTAATATGTATGTTGAACCGAACTAACCCGAAAATGAACTACCATACTGAATTATTCTGAATTAACCAAACCCGCATGCTTAGCTTACGGTATTGTTTTGATAAAACCGGACTGAAGTATACACCTTTcataaaaactgaaaaagatGTAAATGTTAATTAAAACCTCTTAAGAAATTGCTGACTTTTGGATGACCAAAGTTTGACCACATGAAATTGTTACCATTTAGGAAAGTTTGACCACATAAAACTATTACCAAAACGAAATGGTTGATGTTTACTATAAGAAGGCCACCTCCCTTCTATTCATCACACACATTACCTAGTTTCATTTGAAGAAAACGGTTTCTCCtttactataaataaattattcattactTTGTTTAAAATCTCCCAAATTATACAACCTTTACATTACATTATTTGAATTCAAAATAGTTATTCTGTTTTCAacgatatttttgtttttatgcggtttttgttaatatttcaaGGTTTTCTCCCCAACGAAAATGAGTGATCATAATGCAAACGACAATGGTACAAAACCGATCAGCGAGACGTCGTCTGGAACCAGCTTAACAACTCCTCAGTCTGAACGAAGATCTGGTGGTATCGTTGAAAGAGTGTCTGCAAGGATAGGAAGAGATATTCCACCGCTCAATATGGAAGGCATCAGCCGATTTGCTAATTCTTTCGGGAACCAGAATCTTGTTCATTTTCCTATTAGCGTAACATCTCCAGGATTCAGTAGTCTCTCTCCATCTTTGCAATCTCCAAATATGTTCACTAATTCTTCTTCACAGGTAagtaacaatgtgtttaataaGTTTAATTTTGATCTCTAcacgttatatatattttaatatatgataaaactaaatgtttattGTCTTTGTGTAACTTATGTTTCAAGATTATCCCTCCGAGTCCAATCCCGAATGACGCGACTCAGGAGATGGTGGAAAGTTCAGGTGGCGCCCATGGAACGATGATGATATCCAACAACAATCTTCCTCATCAGCCGTTGGACATTGATCTGCCTCCTCAAGAATGTAATAGATTTCTAGTGTCTCGAATTTGCTTTCAGTTTTGATTCTCCGCATAATAATATTGTTGTTTTTTACAGGTAAAAAAGGCACTGCTGATATTCCTACGGAAGAGTCTGCTGATATCACATCTCATGAATCTAATGCTGATCACATTGGTGCTCCTTTACTCCCTTCTTTTGATTATGAAGTTGTTGCTGAAAAGGATGCTACGAACCTTAGCTCCCTTAAAAGTGATAGCGAAGACGATGACAAGGACAAATAATACAACCAAGAGgaagacaaagacaaagatcACAACATTGTtgtagaataataataataataataataataataataataataataataataataataataataataataataaatttaacatcTTAATTAACTTGCATAATTGATATATTGAATAATAAGTTTGACCTGAATTACATGATGTACAAAATCTTGTACTTATCCCCGTCATAATGATTCTAATTATGTATAGATTTTGAATTCTTGGTTTAgaataatt
The window above is part of the Brassica napus cultivar Da-Ae chromosome C3, Da-Ae, whole genome shotgun sequence genome. Proteins encoded here:
- the LOC125583373 gene encoding probable WRKY transcription factor 10, producing MSDHNANDNGTKPISETSSGTSLTTPQSERRSGGIVERVSARIGRDIPPLNMEGISRFANSFGNQNLVHFPISVTSPGFSSLSPSLQSPNMFTNSSSQIIPPSPIPNDATQEMVESSGGAHGTMMISNNNLPHQPLDIDLPPQECKKGTADIPTEESADITSHESNADHIGAPLLPSFDYEVVAEKDATNLSSLKSDSEDDDKDK